The genomic interval CAGGCTCACCGACCGGATCGCAGGTGCCGCGCGCAGCGCGCGGGCGGACGTTAGTCGGCCTCTTCTGCGGGAGCGGCAAGCGGAAAGAAGGGGATCGCCACCTCGAACAGCGTGCCGTCGGCATGGGCGAAGGTGTAGAAGCCTTCCATCGTGCCGCGATGCGTCGTCAGTTCGCAGCCGGAGACGTAATCATGCGTCTGTCCCGGCGACAGCACCGGCGATTCGCCGACGACGCCCTCTCCGTCGACGATGTTCACCATACCGTTCGAATCGGTGATGCGCCAGTGCCGGGTACGCAGCTGCACGGTGTCGTCGCGGTGGTTTTCCAGCCTGATATGATAGACCCAGAACCAGCGCCCCGCCCCGGTGCGCGATTGTTCGGGCATGAAGTTCACTGCCACCCGCACGGTGATCCCCGCGGTGATGGCGACATGCTGGAACAGCGAATTGATGGCTTCTGTGACCATGCGGCCCAAGGTAGCGGCTGAACGCGCGCCCGCAAGGGGCGATCCGACGAACGCCCCGCGAAGGGGCGGTTTCCCGGTCCGGCCTACAGCCCGGCGGCGGCCAGCGCCCGGTCCAGATCCTCGATCACGTCCTCGGGATCCTCCAGGCCGATATTGATCCTTAGCATCCCCTCCGCCACGCCCATCTCGGCGCGCGCCTCGTCCGACAGGCCGGCGTGGGTGGTGCTGGCCGGATGGCACATCAGCGACTTGGAATCGCCGATATTGTTGGAGATGTCGACCAGTTGCAGCGCATCGAGAATGGCATGGGCGCGCTCGCGCCCGTCCACCACGAAGGAGAAGATCGGGCCGAACGCACCCATCTGCCGGGCCGCCAGATCGTGCTGCGGATGGCTGGGAAGGCCGGGGTGGAGCATCCGGTCCACGCGGCCCTCGATCGCGGCGGCGACCCTCAGCGAATTGGCGCTCTGCCGGTGCGCGCGCAGTTCCAGCGTCTCCAGCCCCTTCAGCACCAGCCAGGCGTTGAACGGGGAACAGTTGGGGCCGGTATTGCGCTGGAAGGGAAGCAGCGTTTCCGCGATCCATTCCTCGCTGCCGCACACCGCGCCCGCCAGCACCCGGCCCTGCCCGTCCATCAGCTTCGTGGCGGAGTAGGCGACCACGTCCGCGCCGAATTCCATCGGGCGTTGCAGAGCGCTCGTGGCGAAGGCGTTGTCGACCACGGTGGTGATGCCGTGCGCCTTCGCCAGCGCGCAGATATGGGTGAGATCGGCGACGTCCATCGTCGGATTGGCCGGCGTCTCGAAGAAGAAGACCCTGGTTTCGGGCCGGATCGCGCGTTCCCAGGCGTCATTGTCGCGCGCGTCGATCACCGTGGTGGCGATGCCGAATTTGGGCAGCAGATTGTCCACCAGCCAGCGGCACGACCCGAAGGCGGCGCGCGCGGCGACGACGTGGTCGCCCGCTTCCAGCTGGCACAGCAGCGCCGTGGTCATCGCCGCCATGCCGCTCGCCTGCATGCGGCAGCCGTCGGCACCTTCCAGCATCGCGATCCGCTCCTCCGCCATGGCGACGGTGGGGTTCTGCAGGCGCGAATAGGTCATGCCCTCCGCCTCGCCGGCGAACCGCGCGGCAACGGTGGCGGCATCGTCGTAGGAATAGCCGCTGGTGAGGAACAGCGCCTCGCTCGTCTCGCCATGTTCCGATCGCCACGTGCCGGCGCGCACCGCTTTCGTGGCGGGGCGCCAGTTGCGGGTGACGGAGCGATCGGTGCCGGTGGTGTTCTTCATGCCGCCCGCGTTTAGGCAGACTGCCCGCTTTTGCCAATTGCCCTTCGCGCGCCGCCCCCCTATCGCCGCCCGCGCATGAGCACGGCGCCCGTCCACCCCCGCGATCCGTTCGGCTGGAACTGCGTGGTCGCGCTCGCCTTCGTGCTGCTGGCCTCGGTGCGCCTGACCACGCCCGGGGCGCCGTTCTTCGACGAGGTGCATTACCTCCCCGCCGCGCGCACCTTCCTCACCCTGGGCAGCGCCGAAAATCTCGAGCATCCGCCGCTCGGCAAGGAACTGATCGCGCTCGGCATCTCGCTGTTCGGGGACGGGCCGCTCGGCTGGCGGATCATGAGCCTCGCCTTCGGCACGCTGGCCCTGCTTGCCGCCATGCGCGCGATGTGGCTGGCCAGCGGCACCCGCACCGCCAGCGTGCTGACCGGCGTGTTCGTGGCCACCAATTTCCTGCTGTTCGTGCATGCGCGGATCGCCATGCTCGACATCTTCATGGTGAGCTTCACCATGCTCGCCTTGTGGATGTGCGCGGGCGCGCTGCGCGAGAACGAGACGGCGCGCTGGCGCCTCGCCATCGCCGGCGTGGCGCTGGGCTGCGCGATGGCGTCGAAATGGAACGCCGTACCGGTCGCCGTGCTGCCCGGTCTCGCCTTCGCGGCGGTCCGCCTGTCCGCCCGCCGCCGTCGCCCGGTCCGCTCCGTGCGCGGTGCACCCGTTGGCGGCATGAGCCTGGCCGAAGCGGCGATCTGGCTCGGCGCGGTGCCGCTGGCGGTCTACGCCCTGACCTTCGCGCCCTATCTCTGGTTCGACCGGCTCCCCGGCGATCCGGTCGGCATGATCTCGCTCCACATGGAGATGCTGGGGTTGCAGGAGCAGGTGCCCGAACCGCACCCATACCAGTCCAACTGGCCGCAATGGGTCGCGAACTGGCGGGCGATCTGGTATCTCTACGAGAACGTGGACGGCGCGATGCGCGGCGTCATGCTGATCGGCAATCCGGTGACGATGCTGGCGGGGCTTCCCGCCCTCGCCTGGTGCGCGTGGAGCGGATGGAAGGAGCGGCGACGCGATTGCGCGGCCGTCGCCATCCTCTACGCAGCCAGCCTCGCGCTGTGGGTCGTCGCGCCGAAGGCGGTGCAGTTCTACTTCCACTATTTCCTGCCCGGCATGTTCCTTTCCGCCGCGCTGGCGCTGGGCTGCGACCGGCTGATGCGGCGCGGTCGGCTGATCGGGCCGGGGCTGGTCGTGCTCGGAGCCGTCGCGGCGTTCGCCTACTGGTATCCGATCCTGACCGCCGCCCCGCTGGAGAACGGCCAGGCGTTCCTGCGCTGGGCGTGGCTGACGAGCTGGCGCTAGGGCGCGGCGCCCGCGCCTACCGGAAGCGGCCCCAGACGAACTTGCTCGACAAGGCGTAATTCCACACCGAGGCGATGGCCACGCCGACCAGCGCGGCGCCCCACCAGACGAAGCCCTGTTCTTCCAGCACGGTCGCCACCGCGACGTTGGCGAAGGCGCCCACGGCACACGATCCGCAGAATTTCAGCCAGCCCCAGAACAGCCCGTCCGCCCCGGCCAGCTTCTTGTCGCGATAGGTGAGAAGGTTGTTGAGCCAGAAGTTGAACGTCATCGCCACCATCGTCGCAATGGCCTGCGCCCAGCCGAAACCGATGGAATCGGGCCAGTAGATCGCGGCCAGCACGCTCATGTGGACGATCACGCCCAGCCCGCCGACGAGGCCGAACAGAACGAAGCGGGCGGGCACGAAGCGGCCGAACCAGCGTTCCGCCAGACCGCCGACGAAATCGAGGATCACGCCGTGGTCGAGCTTGCTTTCGCCGCTGAGGCGGGTTGCGAATTTCAACGGGAATTCCTTTACCTTCATGCGCGGCTCCGCCGTCGCGAGGATGTCGAGCATGATCTTGAAGCCGATGCCCGAAAGCTTGTCGGCCTGCGCGCGCAACTGCTCGCTGCGCAGCAGGAAGAATCCGCTCATCGCGTCGGTCAGCTCGCTGCCCGTCAGCTTGCGGGCGAGCGCGTTGGCGACGCGGCTGCCGGTTTCGCGCCCCTTGCTCGACAGCCCGTCGGCATTGCCACCCTCGGCGAAGCGGCTGGCATAGGCGAGATCGTATCCCCCCGACCTGACCGCCGCGAGCATATCGGCCAGCAGCGCCGGATCGTGCTGATGATCGGCGTCCATCACCGCGACGAAGGGCGCGGCGGTGGCGCACATGCCCTCGATCGCCGCGCTCGCCAGCCCGCGCCGGCCGATGCGCTGGATCACGCGGATGCGGGGATCGGCCTGGGCGATGCGGCGCGCTTCCTCGGCCGTGCCGTCGGACGAATTGTCGTCCACGAACACCGCCTCCCATCCAGTCGGGCCGAGCGCGTCCTCCAGCCGCCGCACCATCGGCGCGATGTTGTCGTGCTCGTTGAGCGTGGGCAGCACGATCGCCAGTTCGAGCGGCGCGCTCGATTGCGCCTGCGGGGCGGCGGCCACACCCTGCGACTGGAATTGCGAATGCGTCATGTCCATCGCCTAGCGCGGTTACAGGGCAATCTTAACCATAAGGTAAATCACAGGCGGGCCAGAACCGCGTCGCCGATGGCCCGCGTGTCCGCCGAACCGCCGAGGTCCGCGGCCTTCACCCCATCGGCCAGCGCGCGCGCCACGGCGCGTTCGATCCGCCGCGCGTCCGCCTCGCGCCCGAGCGAGTGGCGCAGCAGCATGGCCAGGCTGAGGATCATCGCCATGGGGTTCGCGATCCCCCGCCCGGCGATGTCTGGGGCGCTGCCGTGGATGGGTTCGTACAGGCCCCTGGTCCCGAACCGGGTCCGCCCGGCGCCCAGCGCCGCGCTCGCCAGGAGGCCGATGGAGCCGACGCACATGCTCGCCTGGTCGGAAAGGATGTCGCCGAACAGATTGCCCGTCACCATTACGTCGAACTGTCCGGGATCGCGCACCAGCTGCATCGCGGCGTTGTCGACGTAAAGGTGGGTCAGCGCGACGTCGGGATACCCGGCGGCGACGTCGATCACGACGTCGCGCCACAGCTGGCTCGTCTCGAGGACATTGGCCTTGTCCACGCTCGTCAACCGCCCCTTGCGGCCCTGCGCCGCGCGAAAGGCGACGTGGGCGATGCGACGCACCTCGTCCTCGGCATAGGACATCAGATCGTGGCCCTGCCGCCGCCCGTCGGGCAGGGTGCGGGTGCCCTTCTCCCCGAAATAGACGTCCCCGTTCAGTTCCCGCACAATCAGCAGATCGATGGTGCGGGCGATCTCGGGGCGCAGGGCGGAAAGGTCTTCCAGCCCCTCGAACATCGTCGCTGGGCGCAGATTGGCGAACAGGTCCAGTTCCCTGCGCAGGCCGAGAATGGCCTGTTCGGGGCGCAGGCGGCGTTCCAGCGAATCGCATTCCGGATCGCCCACCGCGCCGAACAGCACCGCGTCCGCGGCACGCGCCATCTCCAGCGTCTCGGGCGGCAGCGGATGGCCGTGCGCGCGCCAGGCGGCCCCGCCCACGTCGCCTTCGAACAGGACGAGTCCGGGAAGGTCGAGCGCATCGAGCACGCGGCGCGCCTCGGCCATGATTTCGGGACCGATGCCGTCACCGGCGAACAGGGCGATCTTCACGTCGGGATCTTCATGTCAGGCCATCCTTCCCAGCAGCGCGCGCAGGCGCCGGCGGGCGGACATAACATCGGCCCGGCGGTCGGCAAGCAGGTAGTGGTCGATAGCCGCCTCCACCGTGTCCATCACCGCCACGATCTGCGCGAGATCGCCCGTCGGCCGCGCGCCCGCCCCGCCATAGCCCAGTTCGCGCAGCAGCAGGATCTCGTATCCCGCCAACGCTCCGGCCCAGCCGCGCGCGGAGGGGGCATGGCAGATCGCCGAAAGCGTCGCTTCGAGTGCGTCGTGCACGGGGGCGTAGGGCTGGCGTTCGGGCAGCGTGGCGGCGGTCAACGCGCAGACCCACGCGATGGCCGCGGCGGGCAGCGGTTCCGCGAGCCAAGGGCCGCGGCTTTCGACCAGTTCGATCTTCGCGAAGGGAAGCTGGCTGTCGGACCTCGCCGCCAGTTGCAGATCGAGCAGGTTTCCGGGAATGACCAGCGGGCGCAGCCGCCTGCCGCGCCCTCCCGCGACATAACCGGCGACCAGCCCGAAGTCGCGCGTCAGGAAGCGGGCGACCACGGCCGTCTCGCCATGCTGGCGGGCGGCGACGAGTATGGCAGGGGCGCGGACATGCATGTCAGGGGCCCGGGCGCATCCCCTCCGGCGGAACGGGTATCAGTCGCTCGTCTTCGCGTCCAGCGCGGCAATTCGCGCTTCGAGAACCTCCACCCGTTCGCGCGCCATTGCCGCCATGTCCTTGACCGCGTCGAACTCTTCCCGGCTGACGAAATCGAGGCCGCCCATCGCCTCCCTCATCCGCTCGCGCGCGGTATCGCGGGCCTCCCGGCTCATGCCGGCAAGCGTGCCGGCAGCCGAATTGGCGAGTTTGACGAAATCGGCGATCAGGGGGTTTTCGCTTTGCATGGCTCTCACTTGGGGTTTGCGGCGGACCGCTTCAATATCACAGCTCGAAACGCTGCACCGCGCCGCTCTCCGCCTCGCGGCCGCCGTCGGGGTTGGCCTCGATGAACTGCCAGGTCAGCAGCGTCGCGAAGGCTATCCACGCCAGGTAGGGCAGCATCAGCCAGCCGGACCATTTGCGCACGCGGAAGAACAGCCAGGTCGCGACGATGCCGGTCACGTCCATCGCGATCACGATACCGAGCGCCGCGCGCATGTCGTGGGCGCCGAAGAAGGTCGGCGACCAGGCCAGGTTGAACGCGAAGTGGATGAGGAAAGCGAGGATCGCCCATTTCCTCATGCGCGATCCCCACGCCGCGCACACCAGCGCGAAGGCGAGGCCGATCATGAAATAGAGGACCGTCCACACGATGCCGAAAGTGACGGGCGGCGGGAAGGTCGCGGGCTTCGCGAGCGACTGGAACCAGGGCGAACTCGCGTCGCCGCCGATCCGCCCGGCGAGGAAGCCGAGCAGCATCACCGTTGGCACCACGAACAGCGCCCAGCGGATCATGCTGGCACGCAGTTGCGACGGCGATGCGAGACGATTCATGCGTGCTCCACCCGGTCGGACCGATTCGCGGCCCCGGCGTGCATTCTTGGCGGGGGAGCGTGCGGCGCGCAAGGCGGGCGGAGGGGCAGGCATCCCCGAACGGGCCTCTTCGGCTCGGCTTTCCTACATCGCGCGGGCTTTCCTAGGGCAACGCCATGATCGCTCGCACGACCTCTTCCACTCCCCCGATTGCGCGCTCGAAATGCCCAGCGCCGGTTTCGCTTCAGGACACTGTCACACCTGTCACACCTTGCCCCGCTCACCCGCCCCGGCGCGCGTTGACGAGGAACTCGACATTGCCCTGCGTGCCCGTGATCGGGCTCTCGATCAGCCCCTCGATCCGCCAGCCATCCGCTTCCAGCCAGGCGGTCACCTCCGCACAGACGCGGTCGCGCAGGGCTGGATCGCGCACGATGCCGCCCTTGCCGACCTCGCCCTTGCGGACCTCGAACTGCGGCTTGACGAGCGCCACCAGCCGGCAATCGGGCGCGGCCAGCGCCAGCGGCACCTCCAGCACCTTGGCAAGACCGATGAAGCTCGCATCGCACACCACCCAGTCGCAGGCCCGGTCGATCTGCGCCCGCGTCAGCGCGCGGGCGTTGGTCTGTTCGAGCACGGTGACGCGCGCATCCTGCCGCAACGACCACGCAAGCTGGTTGGTGCCGACATCGACGGCGTAGACGTGGGCGGCGCCGCGATGCAGCAGGACCTGCGTGAAGCCGCCCGTCGAACTGCCGATGTCCATCGCCACGGCTCCGCTCGGATCGAGGCCGAACGCGTCGATCGCGTGATCCAGCTTCACCCCGCCGCGCCCGACCCAGGGGTGGTCGCGTCCGCGCACCTCGACCTGCCAGCCCTCGGCGATCTGCTGGCCCGGCTTGGCGATCCGCTCCAGCCTCTCGGGCGATGGACCGGCAAAGACCAGCCCCGCCATCACCAGCGCCTGCGCGCGGGTACGGCTCTCCGCCTCCCCGCGCTCGACGAGCAGATGGTCGATCCGGATGCGGGAAGGCTTGCGCTGCGCCATGCGCGCCGCGATAGGATGCGCGAACGGACCTTACCAGTGGGGAGTGGCTTTCATGCGCGTACTGAACAGGACGACGGTGTTGACGGGCCTCGCCCTGCTGGCCGCCTGCAACCGCTCGGACGAGCCGGCGGACGATGTCGCCAGCGCGCCCGAACCGGTTCTGACCACCGCCCCCACGCCGACCCGGGCGCCGGACGGCACCGCCTACGAAGCGGGATCGTGGCAGGTGAAGGAGGATGCCGGCGGTGCCATGGCTCTCTACGGAGAGGCGCAGACCGAAGCGCACCTGACGATTGCCTGCGACCGGGCGACGAACACCCTCACCCTCGCCTTGGCCTCCGACGCGAGCGCGCCAGAGGCCTGGCGCATCGACGCCGGACGCGAGGCGGCGCGCCTCGACATGGTACCGCGCGACGGCCAGCTTCCCGAACTCGAGGCCCGCCTGTCGCCTAGCGCGCCCGTCGTCCGCGCCATGACGATGCCGGGGCAGAGCATCGTGCTGACCGACCCCGCCGGACAAAAAAGCCAGTTCCCGACACATTCGGGCATTTCCCGCGTATTGGATGCATGTTCTTGAGCCAAACCCCCTTCCTCCGCCACGCCGCAAAACCGGTTCGCCTCACCTCGCTGGCCGTCATCGCCGGAACGCTGGCGCTGACAGGCTGCGTGCCGCCCGCGCCGGAGCCCACGCCTGCCCCGACCCCCGCGCCGACCGTCGCCCGGCCCGAAGCGGCACCGGTGCGCATTCCGACGCCGAGCTTCGACAACTGGATGGACTACCCCGCGACGCCGGGTGACTGGAGCTACGTCGCAGAACCCGGACAGACAATGGCGGTGTTCGGTACCGACCGATCGCCGGAGGGGATCGCGCTCATCATGGCATGCGACCTCGCGACACGGCGGGTCAGCATCGGCCGCAAGGGCAACGCCGCCGGTCAGGTCGACATGACGGTGCGCACGGAAACGCGCGATCAGGTGCTGACGGCGGGACCCGTGCAGAGCCGCGCACCGCTGCTGGTGGCGCAACTGGCCGCGAGCGATCCGCTGCTCGACGCCATCGCGTTTTCGAAGGGCCGCTTCGCGCTGGAGGTGACCGGCACCGACACGATCTACGTCCCAGCCTATCCGGAGATCACGCGGGTGGTTGAGGATTGCCGGGATCAGGGATGATCGCCGTTCGCTCCCGGTCAGGCGAGCACATGCGAGACACCGGTTGAAAAATCCCTTTTCCGCTCTTGAAAAGTAGGACGTCCCGATTCAAACATGCAGTCAAGGCCAGCGGTGAACGCGGGTCTTGGCCCGCCGATGAAACGCCCGGGTCTTGGCTTCAAAAGCGCGAAAGGAGGTGATCCGATGTCTCATGGTTCAGCAGGGAGGTCGGTGATGACCCTTGCGGAGCATATTCGGTAAGCTTTCCTTGCCGTATGGCTTTAGCAGAGGCGGTCCACTGACCGCTGACCATGCGAAGGGCGGTTCTCGCTAGGCGGGGCCGCCCTTCTCATTTTCGGGCCTGAGGGCACGATGCGGGACGACCCGACTGCGCCCTTGCCTCTCCCCCCGCCCCCGCCTAATCGGGCACGCCGAGGAGAGACACGACACATGACCGACGCGCCTGCAATCGACATCGCGCATCTGCCGCATCCCGCGCCCGTACCCGGCGCCACGCGGGAACAGGCGATTGCCGATCCGGGTTTCGGCACGGTCTTTACCGATCACATGATTTCGATCGACTGGGACGAAGGCGAAGGCTGGCACGGCGCGACACTCGGCCCGCGTGAACCGATCACGCTCGATCCCGCCGCCAGCGTGTTGCACTACGCGCAGGAAATCTTCGAAGGTCTGAAAGCCTATCGCCTGACCGACGGGACGATGGCGCTGTTCCGGCCCGATCAGAACGCCGCGCGTCTCAACCGCTCGGCCCGCCGCCTCGCCATGCCCGAACTGCCCGAGGATGTCTTCGTGGAAGCGGTCAGGCAGGTGGTACTGAAAGACTCCGACTGGTTTCCCAAGGTCGAGGGAGGCTCGCTCTACATCCGCCCGTTCATGTTCGCCAACGAGCATTTTCTGGGCGTGCGGCCGGCGAAGAAATACAAGTTCCTCGTCATCCTCAGCCCGGCGGGCAACTACTTCAAGTCCGGCGCACCGGCGGTGAGCGTATGGGTCAGCGAATACACCCGCGCCGCGCCCGGTGGAACCGGAGAGGCGAAGTGCGGAGGCAATTACGCTGCCAGCCTCGTGCCGACCGGAGAGGCCTTTGCGCAGGGACATGACCAGGTCGTCTTCCTCGACGCGGTAGAGCGCAAGTGGATCGAGGAACTGGGCGGGATGAACCTGTTCTTCGTATTCGACGACGGCACGCTCGTCACCCCGCCGCTGACCGGTACGATCCTGCCCGGCATCACCCGGGATTCGATCATCACCCTCGCGCGCGAAGAGGGGCTGGGAGTTCGCGAGGAGCGCTACAGCCTCGATTCCTGGAAAGAGGATGCGGCAAGCGGCCGGCTGACCGAGACCTTCGCTTGCGGTACGGCGGCGGTGGTGACCGCGGTTGGCAAGGTCGCGGGCCGCGATGGAAACTTCACCATCGGCTCGGGCGGACCGGGACAGCTTACCACGAAGCTGCGCGACAGGCTGGTCGGCATTCAGCGCGGCACGGTAGAAGACACGCATGGATGGGTCATGCGACTGGACTGAACGCGTAAGCGGAAAGGGAAATCACATGAAGAGATTGCTAACCGCGGGCCTTCTTGGCCTGACCGCCCTCACCCCCCTTTCCGCCCACGCGCAGGACTGGATCGAGCGCAGCAATGCCTATTCGGGCGAAGTGCTGGAGATGCAGGCCGAGTTCGCGCCGGAAAACGCCGCGCAGGTCGGGCTGGTCCAGTTCGACGGCGTTGCGACCGAATTGACCGCGGACCGCACGGCGCGCAGGCTGGCGGCGAACGAGGCGGAGATCGCCCGGTTGCAGACGGCGCTCGCCGGGGCCGAAGATGCCAATCTGCGACAGGATCTGGAAATCCTCATCGACTCGCTCGAGGACGAGAACGAGTATATCCGCACCGCCGACCGACTGTTGATCGACTGGACGGACGTACCGAACATGGTGTTCGGCAATATCGGGGCGCTGCTTGACGATCAGGTCGGCGCGGACCGACGGGGCAGCGCGGCTGACCTGCTGCGCGCCTATGCCGGTCTGGACGGCGGCGAGCCCCTGACCGCGCAGGCCAGGGCGCGTTTCGCAGACAGCATGGGTCCGGGCAAGGTCGGTCCCTACCGGCAACAGGTCGAGCAGGCGATCGACCGCGTGCCGCAACTGATCACCGGCATCCGCGACCTGTTCCAGCGCTACCAGATCGACGCGCCCGAAGCCCTCGATACGATCGAAACGCAACTGACCGACTACGCCGCCTGGGAGCGCAAGACGGTACTGCCTGCCGCGCGTGACGATTACCGCCTGCCGCCCGAACTCTACGCACTGAACCTGAAGCAGGTGGGCATCGACCTGCCGCCGCAGCAGCTGATCGCCCGCGCACGGCGCGGTTTCTACGAAACCCGTCAGCAGATGGAAGCGCTCGCCCCGCTGGTAGCGGCGAAATTCGGTTTCGAGGAAACGGACTATCCCAGCGTCATCGCACGGTTGAAAGCCGATCCCGTGCCGCAAAGCGAGCTGGAAGACTTCTACCGCGACGTCGGCCGGCAAATCGAGGAGATCGTCGCGCGCGAACATATCGTCACGCTGCCTGACTACCCTGTTTCCATGCGGTTGGGCACGGAAGCGGAGAACGCCGCCAGTCCGGCGCCGCATATGCGTCCGCCGCGGCTGATCGGAAATACCGGCGAACAGGGCACCTTCGTTCTGACAACGGGCGACCCCTCGGCCGGCCCGGGCGCGCGGTTCGATGATTTCAACTACCCCGCCGCTGCCTGGTTCGTAAGCGCGCACGAGGCACGGCCCGGTCACGAACTGCAATTCGCGCAGATGGTCGCGCGCGGCGTCAGCCAGGCGCGTATCCTCTACGCCTTCAACAGCGTGAACGTGGAAGGCTGGGCGCTCTATGCAGAGGCGGAAATCCTGCCCTTCCTGCCGATCGAAGGACAATTGACCGGCCTGCAGAGCCGTCTGCTGCGCGCCAGTCGCGCCATGCTCGATCCGATGCTCAATCTGGGTGAGATCGATGTCGATCGCGCGCGGGAGATCCTGTCTGAGGAAGCGCGGTTCTCGGATGCGGCGGTGAAACAGGAACTGGACCGGTACACCTTCCGGATGCCGGGACAGGCGGGAAGCTATTATTACGGATATTCGCAGCTCATCGACCTGCGGATCGCGACCGAACTGGCGCTGGGTGACGCGTTCGACCAGCAGGCGTTCAACGATTTCCTGGTCGGTCAGGGCGCCTTGCCCATAGAGTTGCTGACGGCTGCCGTGGAGGACGAATTCATCCCGGCGCAGCGCGCCGCTGCGGCGGGCGGATAACCGCGAGCGACGTTACCCTATTCGGCCGGGCGCAGCACCAGTTCGTCCAGCACCACATTGTCGTCGATGCGGTAGATGCGAACGCGCACCGGCCCGGCGGGTCGGTGTCCGAGCGGCTGGGCGAGCGTGACTTCGTTCGCTGTGACCGCCTCGGCCCATGCGGCGCGCGCGGGCGTATCGGTCACGCCGTTATTGGGCTCGAGCAGGAAGCGGCGTTCGATCACCGGCCCATCGTCGATCTGCAACCCCAACCGCAGCCCGTCGTCCCCTAGGGTGTCGAGCGTGGGCGCGAGATTGACGGCCAGCGTCCACTCCCCGGCACGCGGCACGTCGAGCGAATATTCGGCGAAGATCGCATCGGCGGGCGTGGTGGCGGGTCGCCCCTGCGGCAGAACGGCGAGCGCCGTGCCATGACTGCCGAGATGGGGAATGGCGTGCCAGGCGAGGTCTTCGTTCTTGGAAGAGCCGACGATGCTTGCGGCGGGCGTGACCAGCGAACCGGCTGCCGTCGCTCGCTCCGCGACATCCGGCTGCAGAGCGACCGGCCGGATGTTCGTGTCCGGATCGTCCCAGTCGGTATAGCCGATATGGGTCTGGCTCATCATGTGGTTCCACTTGCCATCAAGCAACCGGTGGTACCTGTTCGTCGCGGCCTCGTCGTTCAGCATGGCCCAACCGATTGCCTCATCGTCACCATCGGCGGCGGCGAGATACATCTGGTAGAGATTGGCCACCGCCAGCACGCGGTGCTCGACCAGTTCGTAGAATGCAGGCCGTGCCGCTTCTGCGATCCGGGGACGCAGGGCGATCACCCGGTCGCGAAGGGTAGCGAACGCGGCGGCGATCTGGCGAGATTCCGGATCGCGTAGCACCTCGGCACCGAGCAGTTCGGGCTTGCGGCGCGAAACCAGACGCGCGTATTCGCCAAGGATCTCGCCGATCTCGTCCGCATGTTCGGACCCGAATTGCTGGCGGGCCCATTCGCGGTCGTAGTCGGCCAGACGGTCGAGCGTCATGGCGGGCGGGTTCCAGGCCATTTCGAGAAAGAAATCGAGGGGAAGTTCGGCCGGCTTGATGTCGCCCACGTTGACGATCCACAGCTCGCGGGCGCCGCGCTGCCAGGCGAGGTCCATCTGCTGCCAGGTCTTGCCGTTCTGGATCGTGTCGATCCATTTGTAGCTGCGCGGTCCGCCGACATAGTCGAAATGATAATACACCCCGTATCCACCCTCGCGCGGCGCGGCGGCGGGATCGGGCAGGCGGCGGATCTGGCCCCAGTTGT from Aurantiacibacter spongiae carries:
- the apaG gene encoding Co2+/Mg2+ efflux protein ApaG produces the protein MNSLFQHVAITAGITVRVAVNFMPEQSRTGAGRWFWVYHIRLENHRDDTVQLRTRHWRITDSNGMVNIVDGEGVVGESPVLSPGQTHDYVSGCELTTHRGTMEGFYTFAHADGTLFEVAIPFFPLAAPAEEAD
- a CDS encoding trans-sulfuration enzyme family protein, yielding MKNTTGTDRSVTRNWRPATKAVRAGTWRSEHGETSEALFLTSGYSYDDAATVAARFAGEAEGMTYSRLQNPTVAMAEERIAMLEGADGCRMQASGMAAMTTALLCQLEAGDHVVAARAAFGSCRWLVDNLLPKFGIATTVIDARDNDAWERAIRPETRVFFFETPANPTMDVADLTHICALAKAHGITTVVDNAFATSALQRPMEFGADVVAYSATKLMDGQGRVLAGAVCGSEEWIAETLLPFQRNTGPNCSPFNAWLVLKGLETLELRAHRQSANSLRVAAAIEGRVDRMLHPGLPSHPQHDLAARQMGAFGPIFSFVVDGRERAHAILDALQLVDISNNIGDSKSLMCHPASTTHAGLSDEARAEMGVAEGMLRINIGLEDPEDVIEDLDRALAAAGL
- a CDS encoding phospholipid carrier-dependent glycosyltransferase, whose protein sequence is MSTAPVHPRDPFGWNCVVALAFVLLASVRLTTPGAPFFDEVHYLPAARTFLTLGSAENLEHPPLGKELIALGISLFGDGPLGWRIMSLAFGTLALLAAMRAMWLASGTRTASVLTGVFVATNFLLFVHARIAMLDIFMVSFTMLALWMCAGALRENETARWRLAIAGVALGCAMASKWNAVPVAVLPGLAFAAVRLSARRRRPVRSVRGAPVGGMSLAEAAIWLGAVPLAVYALTFAPYLWFDRLPGDPVGMISLHMEMLGLQEQVPEPHPYQSNWPQWVANWRAIWYLYENVDGAMRGVMLIGNPVTMLAGLPALAWCAWSGWKERRRDCAAVAILYAASLALWVVAPKAVQFYFHYFLPGMFLSAALALGCDRLMRRGRLIGPGLVVLGAVAAFAYWYPILTAAPLENGQAFLRWAWLTSWR
- a CDS encoding glycosyltransferase family 2 protein, translating into MDMTHSQFQSQGVAAAPQAQSSAPLELAIVLPTLNEHDNIAPMVRRLEDALGPTGWEAVFVDDNSSDGTAEEARRIAQADPRIRVIQRIGRRGLASAAIEGMCATAAPFVAVMDADHQHDPALLADMLAAVRSGGYDLAYASRFAEGGNADGLSSKGRETGSRVANALARKLTGSELTDAMSGFFLLRSEQLRAQADKLSGIGFKIMLDILATAEPRMKVKEFPLKFATRLSGESKLDHGVILDFVGGLAERWFGRFVPARFVLFGLVGGLGVIVHMSVLAAIYWPDSIGFGWAQAIATMVAMTFNFWLNNLLTYRDKKLAGADGLFWGWLKFCGSCAVGAFANVAVATVLEEQGFVWWGAALVGVAIASVWNYALSSKFVWGRFR
- the leuB gene encoding 3-isopropylmalate dehydrogenase: MKIALFAGDGIGPEIMAEARRVLDALDLPGLVLFEGDVGGAAWRAHGHPLPPETLEMARAADAVLFGAVGDPECDSLERRLRPEQAILGLRRELDLFANLRPATMFEGLEDLSALRPEIARTIDLLIVRELNGDVYFGEKGTRTLPDGRRQGHDLMSYAEDEVRRIAHVAFRAAQGRKGRLTSVDKANVLETSQLWRDVVIDVAAGYPDVALTHLYVDNAAMQLVRDPGQFDVMVTGNLFGDILSDQASMCVGSIGLLASAALGAGRTRFGTRGLYEPIHGSAPDIAGRGIANPMAMILSLAMLLRHSLGREADARRIERAVARALADGVKAADLGGSADTRAIGDAVLARL
- the recO gene encoding DNA repair protein RecO, which translates into the protein MHVRAPAILVAARQHGETAVVARFLTRDFGLVAGYVAGGRGRRLRPLVIPGNLLDLQLAARSDSQLPFAKIELVESRGPWLAEPLPAAAIAWVCALTAATLPERQPYAPVHDALEATLSAICHAPSARGWAGALAGYEILLLRELGYGGAGARPTGDLAQIVAVMDTVEAAIDHYLLADRRADVMSARRRLRALLGRMA
- a CDS encoding accessory factor UbiK family protein — encoded protein: MQSENPLIADFVKLANSAAGTLAGMSREARDTARERMREAMGGLDFVSREEFDAVKDMAAMARERVEVLEARIAALDAKTSD